GACGCACCGGGAGCAGGCGCCGTGGACCGGGCTCGCCGAGAAGATGGGCCGCTTCCTCGCCCAGCTGGCCGAGGGGCGGATGGAGGAGGTGCGACTCACGTACGCGGGGGAGATCGCGGGGCGCACGCCCGCCACGCTCACGCTCGCCTTCGTCCGCGGCCTCCTCGGCACGATCCTCTCGGAGCGCATCACGGACGTGAACGCGCTCCCGCTCGCGAAATCGCGCGGCCTCCGGGTCACCGAGACCTCGACGACCGAGGCCCAGGACTACGCGAGCCTCATCGAGGCCGAGCTCCGCACCGATCGCGGCGCCGCGTCGGTCGCCGGCAGCGTGTTCTTCAAGCGCGAGGCGCGCTTCGTCCGGATCGACGGCTACCCGCTGGAAGCCCTGCCACAGGGCTGGATGCTCGTCTTCGCGAACCTCGACGTGCCCGGGGTGATCGGCCGGATCGGCACCCTCTGCGGCCGCCACGGCGTCAACATCGCGGGGATGCAGCTCGGGCGCGAGCGGCGGGGCGGCCGCGCGGTCTCCATCCTGAACCTCGACGACCCGATGCCGCCGGCGGCGCTCGACGAGATCCGGGCGATGTCCGACATCGTCTCCGCCAAGCTCGTCAAGCTGTAGCGCGCCGCAGACCGAGATCGTCACCGGGATGGGCGGCCAGCAGATTCTGCTGGAAGATCCAGCCGGCAACCCCATCGAGCTCTTCCAGCCCGGGCGTCGCTGAGGTCCACGCGTCGAACCGCGACACCGCCCCGTAACGTCTCAGTCTCACCTAGCGGATTTTGCACAGCACGATCCCCACGGCGATTCCGAGGACAAGAGCAGCGCCGATGATGCTGATGAGCCCGACGATATCGTCTCGGTCCATCTCAGGCCGCCCGGCGTGCAGTTTCGTCCGGCGACCACACACGGTCGGCCGGGTCGGCCTCCATCGCGGGCGGCGCCATGGGCCGAGGATGCCAGATCGGCGCGTCACCCCGTACGCTGGCGGGTCAGACTGAGGCACGACCACCGCCCGGCCCGCTACGCTTTCAGCGCCTCAGGGCTTAGAATGGTCCGGTTGTGAGCAAGCTCAGGCTGTTCGTCATACGGCACGGGGAAACCGCGTGGTCGCGCGAGCGGCGGTTCGCGGGCGCGCGGGACGTCCCGCTGGCCCCCGAGGGCCTGCGCCAGTGCGAGGCCGTCGCGACGGCACTCGCGCCGCAGGTCGTCACCGCGGTCTACGCGAGCCCGCTCGAGCGCGCCCGCGCGTCGGCCGAGGTCATCGCGAAGCCCCACCGCCTCTCCGTGGAGGTCGAACCCGCCTTCGCCGAGATGGCGTTCGGCGAGTGGGAGGGCCTCACGCGCGACGAGGTCGCCGCCCGCTTCCCGGCGGCGTACGAGCAGTGGCGCCACGCCCCGCACCTCCTCAGGATCGCCGGCGGCGAGACGGTCGCCGACGTCGCTGGGCGCGCGCGCGCCGGGCTCGAGGAGCTCCGCGCCACGCACGCGGGCGAGACGGTCGTGCTCGTGAGCCACGCGATCGTCACGCGGCTGCTCGTGCTCGACGCGCTCGGGCTCGGCCCGGAGCGGCTCTGGACCGTGGATGCCGCGCCCGCCGGCATCACCGAGATCGAGTACGAGCCCGGCTGGGCGACCGTCCACCGGATGAACACGCTCGCGCACCTCGAGGCGCCGTCGTGAGGCCGCTGCCGTCCCAGCTTCCCAGGGGCGCGCGCGTCTACCTGCCGGACGAAGCGGCGCGCAAGCGGCACGTCGAGGCGTGCCTGCTCGGCGTGTTCACGC
This is a stretch of genomic DNA from Candidatus Methylomirabilota bacterium. It encodes these proteins:
- a CDS encoding histidine phosphatase family protein, giving the protein MSKLRLFVIRHGETAWSRERRFAGARDVPLAPEGLRQCEAVATALAPQVVTAVYASPLERARASAEVIAKPHRLSVEVEPAFAEMAFGEWEGLTRDEVAARFPAAYEQWRHAPHLLRIAGGETVADVAGRARAGLEELRATHAGETVVLVSHAIVTRLLVLDALGLGPERLWTVDAAPAGITEIEYEPGWATVHRMNTLAHLEAPS